A single region of the Changchengzhania lutea genome encodes:
- the lepB gene encoding signal peptidase I, which translates to MTLTQWFIFILIIQVIHGLGTWKLYIKAGRQAWEAFVPIYNGVVLMKIINRPWWWVILLFLPIVNLIMFSVVWVETARSFGKNKTIDTILAVVTLGFYNYYLNYVADVHYIENRSLQPKTSAGDWISSILFAIVAATIVHTYIIQPFTIPSSSLEKSLLVGDFLFVSKFHYGARIPMTTVAAPMVHDTIPILNKKSYLFDDDYPERNTSWENKLQLPYLRIPGFEKIERNDIVVFNQPADTLLDMNDFSPDRNYYKPIDKKTNLVKRCVAIAGDTLEVRDGFVYINGKKNELPDRAKLQFSYKIDLKEGQGFNNNIISYLKSRYDITDGIYQNQAGEIIVPAATNFAIDQFKNHPSVANINPELDERGVRDSSIFPHDPNYNWNIDFFGPLYIPEEGKTIDIDLEVLPLYKRVITEYEGNTLQVKGNQILINGEVATDYTFKQDYYWMMGDNRHNSIDARSWGFVPFSHVLGKPVFIWMSWDGIKNPRWERFFTTVSGEGKATSFLIPFLVLLLAWFGFKKFQARKKNS; encoded by the coding sequence ATGACATTAACACAGTGGTTTATTTTTATACTAATCATCCAAGTTATCCACGGTTTAGGAACTTGGAAATTATATATTAAAGCAGGACGGCAAGCTTGGGAAGCCTTTGTTCCTATTTATAATGGCGTGGTTTTAATGAAAATCATTAACCGCCCATGGTGGTGGGTTATTTTACTGTTTCTACCTATAGTCAACCTCATTATGTTTTCTGTGGTTTGGGTGGAAACCGCTAGAAGCTTTGGTAAAAACAAAACCATAGATACCATTCTTGCTGTAGTCACTTTAGGTTTTTATAATTATTATTTAAACTATGTGGCCGATGTGCATTATATTGAGAACCGTAGCTTACAACCCAAAACCTCTGCAGGCGATTGGATCAGTTCCATTTTATTTGCTATAGTAGCCGCAACTATTGTGCACACCTACATCATACAACCATTTACCATTCCATCATCATCCTTGGAAAAATCATTGTTGGTTGGTGATTTTCTTTTTGTGAGTAAATTTCATTATGGGGCTCGTATCCCAATGACCACCGTTGCTGCACCTATGGTACATGATACCATTCCTATTTTAAACAAAAAATCGTACTTATTTGATGACGATTACCCTGAAAGGAATACGTCTTGGGAGAACAAGCTCCAATTGCCCTATTTAAGAATCCCGGGTTTTGAAAAAATTGAGCGGAATGATATTGTCGTTTTTAATCAACCCGCAGATACGCTACTGGATATGAATGATTTTAGTCCAGATAGAAATTACTATAAGCCCATAGATAAAAAAACCAATTTGGTAAAACGCTGTGTTGCTATTGCTGGAGATACCTTAGAAGTTCGTGATGGTTTTGTATATATAAATGGGAAGAAAAATGAATTGCCAGATAGAGCTAAACTACAGTTTAGCTACAAAATTGATTTAAAAGAAGGTCAAGGGTTTAATAACAATATCATAAGTTATCTTAAAAGCAGATATGACATTACAGATGGTATTTATCAAAATCAAGCAGGTGAAATAATTGTTCCTGCAGCAACTAATTTTGCTATAGATCAATTTAAAAATCACCCTAGTGTTGCAAATATTAATCCTGAGTTAGATGAAAGAGGTGTTAGAGATTCAAGTATTTTTCCGCATGACCCTAATTATAATTGGAATATAGATTTCTTTGGTCCTCTATATATTCCCGAAGAAGGAAAAACTATTGATATTGACTTAGAGGTTTTACCATTATACAAACGTGTTATTACTGAATATGAAGGCAATACATTACAAGTAAAAGGAAATCAGATTTTGATTAATGGGGAAGTGGCTACCGATTATACATTTAAACAAGATTACTATTGGATGATGGGTGATAACAGGCATAATTCCATTGACGCCCGCTCATGGGGTTTTGTGCCCTTTAGTCACGTTTTAGGGAAGCCTGTATTTATTTGGATGAGTTGGGATGGCATAAAAAACCCAAGATGGGAACGCTTTTTTACTACGGTTAGTGGCGAAGGGAAGGCGACCTCTTTCTTGATTCCTTTTTTAGTTTTATTGTTGGCGTGGTTCGGGTTTAAGAAGTTTCAAGCGCGGAAAAAAAACAGCTAA
- a CDS encoding M15 family metallopeptidase yields the protein MNLNYLFILFIILVSCKQNNTLRKGAIFELKTNEDNIVSSKELINIDTTHMLSIDKDFVLGKFDYTKHVLFVKVESIHASKPIYLNKDVYQAFLNMFKHAKTDSVDLKIISGTRNFNEQKAIWERKWKKHKQLEPLERSQKILNYSSMPSTSRHHWGTDIDLNNLNNTFFENGEGKKIYDWLKEHANAYGFHQVYTSKENGRTGYNLERWHWSYIPLASQCLKFYNENITYKNVAGFEGSELAENLKIIPDYVNGISEAAKPKTSAN from the coding sequence GTGAATTTAAATTATCTTTTCATCCTTTTTATAATACTTGTTTCGTGCAAACAAAACAATACCCTGCGAAAAGGAGCTATTTTTGAATTAAAAACCAATGAAGATAACATTGTATCATCTAAAGAACTTATAAATATTGACACAACCCACATGTTGTCGATTGATAAAGATTTTGTTTTAGGAAAGTTCGACTATACGAAACATGTGCTTTTTGTAAAAGTTGAATCTATACATGCGTCAAAACCCATTTACTTAAATAAAGACGTTTACCAAGCGTTTTTAAATATGTTTAAGCATGCTAAAACAGACAGTGTCGACTTAAAAATCATTTCAGGTACTCGAAATTTTAATGAGCAGAAAGCCATTTGGGAACGTAAATGGAAAAAACATAAACAACTTGAACCCTTAGAACGTTCACAAAAAATTTTAAACTATAGCTCCATGCCATCCACTTCAAGACACCATTGGGGAACAGATATAGATTTAAATAATCTTAATAATACCTTTTTCGAAAATGGAGAAGGTAAGAAAATTTATGATTGGCTAAAGGAGCATGCCAATGCATACGGTTTTCATCAAGTCTATACTAGTAAAGAAAATGGTAGAACCGGTTATAATTTAGAGCGCTGGCACTGGTCTTATATACCTTTAGCTAGTCAATGTCTAAAATTCTACAACGAAAATATAACGTATAAAAACGTTGCTGGATTTGAAGGATCGGAACTTGCAGAAAACTTAAAAATAATTCCCGATTACGTGAATGGAATTAGCGAAGCTGCAAAACCCAAAACTTCTGCCAACTAA
- a CDS encoding WbqC family protein, whose amino-acid sequence MRLLIHPTYFPNIAHFTAMSQAEHIVIEGEDNFLKQTYRNRTYIYGANGKLALSIPVIHSQNNRQKYRDVKISFDEPWQMHHWKSLLSAYRTSPFFEYYEDDLQALFLKKETFLFDFNLKCLDTVCECLALELKSTKTQTYEHQVEGIVDGRHLVYAKQETPKTFEKYTQVFDDKHGFLSNLSILDLLFNEGPNALNYLESQPINLQK is encoded by the coding sequence ATGAGACTGCTTATTCATCCTACCTATTTTCCGAACATCGCACATTTCACTGCCATGTCTCAAGCGGAGCATATCGTGATTGAAGGTGAAGATAATTTTTTGAAACAGACCTATCGAAATCGCACGTATATATATGGTGCCAATGGTAAATTGGCTTTAAGCATCCCGGTAATACATAGCCAAAATAATAGACAAAAATATCGTGATGTAAAAATATCATTTGATGAACCTTGGCAAATGCACCATTGGAAATCTTTACTATCCGCCTATAGAACCTCACCTTTTTTTGAATATTACGAAGATGATCTTCAAGCATTATTCTTAAAAAAAGAAACCTTTTTATTCGACTTTAATTTAAAGTGTTTAGATACAGTCTGTGAATGTCTAGCATTGGAATTAAAAAGTACCAAAACCCAAACCTATGAGCATCAAGTTGAGGGTATTGTCGATGGTCGTCATTTAGTATATGCGAAACAGGAAACCCCTAAAACCTTTGAAAAATACACTCAAGTTTTTGATGATAAGCATGGTTTCCTCAGTAACTTAAGCATATTGGACTTGCTTTTTAACGAAGGCCCAAATGCTTTAAATTACCTAGAGTCTCAACCCATCAATCTCCAAAAATGA
- a CDS encoding DUF6122 family protein, with product MIQTLAHYSSHALLPLIVALVFYKSSWKLAFIIMLSGWLIDIDHVLADPMFDPNRCSINFHPLHKYYAIAVYVLLLLPKKTRLVGLGLIIHIFADTVDCSFM from the coding sequence ATGATACAAACTCTAGCACATTATAGTTCCCATGCGCTGCTCCCGCTAATAGTTGCTTTAGTCTTTTACAAATCATCTTGGAAACTGGCGTTTATAATTATGCTATCTGGTTGGCTTATAGATATAGATCATGTTTTAGCTGATCCCATGTTTGATCCAAACCGATGTAGCATCAACTTTCATCCTTTACACAAGTATTATGCTATTGCTGTTTATGTGCTATTGTTACTTCCGAAGAAAACCCGTTTAGTAGGATTAGGGCTTATAATACATATTTTTGCAGATACTGTAGATTGCTCGTTTATGTAG
- a CDS encoding endonuclease/exonuclease/phosphatase family protein, which produces MKGLHIFDKFMYVINIIVAMLLLFACILPLLPPKTFSVLSVLNLGISFLVLVNALFLLYWLAKLKKQLLLSLIILIIGYLSFGSVYKFSASKHVDHPDNIKVMNYNVRLFDLYEWLPDPNTETKIVDFIKKSAPDMLCIQEYHPHKNVDFSFFKYKFEMLSGYKMKYGQAIFSQYPIINSGSIDFPDTDNNAIFADIVKGKDTVRLYNVHLESMKIDTNVESLKQEKSERLFKRVGGAFKMQQLQSELFVMHKESSPYKIIISGDFNNTDFSYVYRKIKGDLIDTFKDAGNGFGRTYDFRFLPVRIDFILVDDAFDVNGFKTFDVHYSDHYPIMATLRLE; this is translated from the coding sequence ATGAAGGGGTTACACATTTTCGATAAGTTTATGTATGTTATCAATATCATCGTGGCTATGCTATTGTTATTTGCCTGCATATTGCCGCTATTGCCTCCAAAAACATTTTCAGTGCTCTCGGTGCTTAATCTAGGCATCTCTTTTTTAGTTTTGGTGAATGCCTTGTTTCTGCTTTACTGGTTGGCAAAATTGAAAAAGCAATTACTGCTATCACTAATCATTTTAATCATTGGTTATCTGTCTTTTGGCTCGGTTTATAAGTTTTCGGCTTCTAAACATGTGGACCATCCAGATAACATTAAAGTCATGAACTATAATGTTCGGCTTTTTGATTTATACGAGTGGTTGCCCGATCCAAATACGGAGACTAAAATTGTAGATTTTATAAAAAAAAGTGCTCCGGATATGTTATGCATTCAAGAGTATCATCCACATAAAAACGTCGATTTTTCCTTCTTTAAATATAAATTTGAGATGCTTTCAGGGTATAAAATGAAATACGGACAAGCGATATTTTCACAGTATCCCATCATAAATTCTGGTTCTATAGATTTTCCCGATACGGATAATAATGCCATTTTTGCAGATATTGTGAAAGGTAAGGATACCGTTAGACTTTACAATGTGCATTTAGAGTCAATGAAAATTGATACCAATGTGGAGAGCCTAAAACAAGAGAAATCAGAACGCCTTTTCAAACGGGTAGGTGGCGCCTTTAAAATGCAGCAATTGCAAAGCGAGTTGTTTGTGATGCATAAAGAGAGCTCCCCTTATAAAATAATTATTTCAGGCGATTTTAACAATACTGATTTTTCATATGTGTATCGGAAAATTAAGGGTGATTTGATTGACACCTTTAAAGATGCCGGGAATGGTTTTGGACGGACCTACGATTTTCGGTTCTTACCTGTTAGAATCGACTTTATTTTGGTTGATGACGCCTTTGACGTTAATGGGTTTAAAACTTTTGACGTGCATTACTCTGACCATTATCCTATCATGGCTACTTTACGTTTGGAATAG
- a CDS encoding rhomboid family protein, with translation MNLNYDIKEKLSRLNVLEKLIAINVVVFLLGLVLKSMLRWFELPSDFSGFILQPWAIVSYAFVHYDFFHMLFNMLWLYVIGRMFLNLFSPKMALNIYLLGAISGGLLFMVCYSLFPGFFGSNSKLVGASAAVRALLIFLCAYMPNQDIRFFTFNLKLWYIGVAIVVMDVLGLFGLNAGGNLAHLGGAILGYFYGRQLLKGHDIGKGFESILNAFANMFKASKKAPLKTVHKKKTKVGGYNKADFNQFNNQKKIDVILDKISKSGYDSLTSEEKEFLFKAGK, from the coding sequence ATGAATTTAAATTATGATATAAAAGAGAAACTATCAAGACTAAACGTCTTAGAGAAACTCATTGCTATTAATGTGGTGGTTTTTCTTTTAGGATTAGTTTTAAAGTCCATGCTGAGATGGTTTGAATTACCAAGTGATTTCTCAGGGTTTATCTTGCAACCCTGGGCTATAGTGAGCTATGCCTTTGTGCATTATGATTTTTTTCATATGCTTTTCAATATGCTTTGGTTATACGTTATTGGGCGAATGTTTCTGAACTTGTTCAGTCCGAAAATGGCATTAAATATTTATTTATTGGGTGCCATATCTGGCGGGCTTTTGTTTATGGTTTGTTATAGCTTGTTCCCAGGTTTTTTTGGATCTAATTCTAAATTAGTAGGAGCATCGGCGGCTGTTAGAGCCTTGCTTATATTTTTATGTGCATATATGCCCAATCAGGATATTCGCTTTTTTACTTTTAATTTAAAGTTGTGGTATATTGGTGTTGCTATTGTTGTTATGGACGTGCTGGGGCTATTCGGTTTAAATGCAGGTGGTAATTTAGCCCATTTAGGCGGAGCCATATTAGGGTATTTTTATGGCAGACAACTTTTAAAAGGTCATGATATTGGTAAAGGTTTCGAATCTATATTAAATGCGTTTGCTAATATGTTTAAGGCTTCAAAAAAAGCACCATTAAAAACGGTTCATAAAAAGAAAACGAAAGTAGGTGGCTATAATAAAGCAGATTTTAATCAGTTTAATAATCAGAAGAAAATTGATGTCATTTTAGATAAAATCAGTAAAAGTGGTTATGACAGTTTGACTTCCGAAGAAAAAGAATTTCTATTCAAAGCCGGTAAGTAA
- a CDS encoding rhomboid family intramembrane serine protease codes for MMRISETVKHLIIINVIMFIGTLAIGNGTLFYDWFAMHFPKNEAFQPWQIITHMFMHGGLMHIGFNMFALWMFGSPVEQVLGSKRFLFIYISAGLGAVALQVGYYYFQYLPMEEQALSLGASPQEIIEVFKESKVFTAIGPEFNQIYYATMVGASGCIMGILAAFGMMNPEAKLMMIFLPIPIKAKYFIPGIIILDLISGITGQSFFSPSNTAYMAHVGGAVTGFLIMWYWKRTQFNKNRWDL; via the coding sequence ATGATGAGAATTTCAGAAACCGTAAAACATTTAATCATTATAAATGTGATTATGTTTATCGGTACCTTAGCGATAGGGAATGGCACGTTGTTTTATGACTGGTTTGCCATGCATTTTCCGAAAAATGAAGCGTTTCAACCTTGGCAAATAATTACGCATATGTTTATGCACGGTGGACTGATGCATATTGGATTTAACATGTTTGCGCTGTGGATGTTCGGGTCGCCTGTAGAGCAAGTTCTGGGGTCTAAACGCTTTCTGTTTATTTATATATCGGCAGGATTGGGTGCTGTGGCCTTACAGGTTGGCTATTATTATTTTCAGTATTTACCCATGGAGGAGCAAGCATTAAGTCTGGGCGCTTCACCACAGGAAATTATTGAAGTTTTTAAAGAAAGTAAAGTGTTTACGGCTATTGGCCCTGAATTTAATCAGATTTATTATGCAACCATGGTAGGTGCTTCGGGGTGTATTATGGGTATTTTGGCGGCATTCGGAATGATGAACCCAGAAGCAAAACTGATGATGATATTTTTACCGATTCCTATAAAAGCGAAATATTTTATTCCCGGAATTATTATATTGGATTTAATATCAGGCATCACGGGGCAATCTTTTTTTAGCCCGAGTAACACGGCTTATATGGCGCATGTAGGTGGTGCAGTAACTGGATTTTTAATTATGTGGTACTGGAAACGAACACAGTTTAATAAGAACCGTTGGGATTTATGA